A single Camelus ferus isolate YT-003-E chromosome 3, BCGSAC_Cfer_1.0, whole genome shotgun sequence DNA region contains:
- the LOC102520088 gene encoding rho-related GTP-binding protein RhoG, with translation MIESCVQKKEDKSMAQICTAYCQANSNDTDSMAEQRLSSLSCKLNLNLWDTAGQEEYDCLRTLSYPQTNIFVICFSITSPPSYENVRHKWHPEVCHHCPDVPILLVGTKKDLRSQPDTLRCLKEQGQAPAKQIHAVSYLECSALQQDGVKEVFAEAVRAVLNPTPVKRGRSCVLL, from the exons ATGATTGAAAG CTGTGTGCAGAAGAAAGAGGACAAGAGCATGGCACAGATTTGCACAGCATACTGTCAAGCCAACAGCAATGATACAGACTCCATGGCAGAACAGCGGCTATCT AGCCTCAGTTGCAAGCTGAACCTGAACCTGTGGGACACAGCGGGCCAGGAGGAGTACGACTGCCTCCGCACACTCTCCTACCCTCAGACCAACATCTTCGTCATCTGCTTCTCCATTACCAGTCCGCCCTCCTATGAGAATGTGCGGCACAAGTGGCATCCAGAGGTGTGCCACCACTGCCCCGACGTGCCCATCCTCCTGGTGGGCACCAAGAAGGACCTGAGATCCCAGCCTGACACCCTCCGGTGCCTCAAGGAGCAGGGCCAGGCGCCGGCCAAGCAGATCCACGCTGTGAGCTACCTCGAGTGCTCGGCCCTGCAGCAGGACGGCGTCAAGGAAGTGTTTGCGGAGGCTGTCCGGGCTGTGCTCAACCCCACGCCAGTCAAGCGTGGGCGGTCCTGCGTCCTCTTGTGA